Part of the Nostoc sp. UHCC 0302 genome, CCTTCCGCAACAAGAATTTCACCAGTCTTGATTTTGAAGAGAGCGGCATCAGCCCCATCTGTGGCGGTTGTTCTCTTAAAAACCAATGCCGTTTCGCTCTAGGTGACGGTTTTGGCTTCCGCTTTCAAAAACGCACGGTTATTCAACAATTCTCTGAACTCAGAGCGCACCCCGACTCTACACCAGTTACTTTAACTAACGCTGCTGGCCAAACTTTCACTGTTGGGCGGCTATGGGAAGAAGCCGACACACTCATCAAGCCTGTGCGTTCTCTTGATGTAAACCGCTCTGATTTTGAAACTACCGTGGGCCAGCTGGTGCTGTTAGAGCCAAATATAATGTCCAAGCTGCAACCTGCTTTAAAAGTTTTACATCAACTATTTACTCAGCAACTCAAGCCTAATTCGCGCTACGGCTTTGATGATGCAAGCATCCGAGCGCTGCTGCCCGAATTCCCAACAGGCTTAGATATCGAAGCGATTGGGCAAGCCTTAGAACCTGATTTAAGTTTCTTAGAAGACTTAGACTCTATTGATATTACCGAAGATAAACAACTCAAAAAAAGTGCTGCGGCTCGTTATGCAGCCAAAAAGTTAGTTAAAGACAGCGCACGAACGGCAGGTAGGGAGTTTCTTGACTTGCCTAATTATTGGTTGCCTGACTTCCTCGAAGCTTGGAAGGGTGACGGTAGTTTTCAATCTCAATGGGGTGTACTTAGCATTTACCGCCGAAATCCCAAACATACTGAATTGGCCAAATCTGCCCAATTTAATATTTACCTTGATGCCACATTCAAATCTCAGCAGTTGAAATTGAAACTGGGCATCAGTGACCCTGTATTAATTATTGAGCAACAACGCCCAGACTACGGCAATTTAAAAGTCGTCAACGTCACTGGGTTAGGTAAGCTGCCCAAAAATCGCTCCGATACACTTAGCGCCCGTGTTAATGCCCTCAAAGAAACCTTGAAAAAACTCTGCCCCACCCTTGGGATTATCGATTGGAAACAGATTGCAACTCAGGCCGAGGGTCGCACAGAATACGGTCACTTTGTCGATGGGCGTGGTGTTAATCGCTTTAGTGATGTCCGTGCGATCGCAAGCTTTGGCATCCCCTACCAAAACATTGGTGTTTTAGCTGCACAATATCAGGTGATGACTGGGGAAAGGGTCAACCTCGAAGATGATAACAGCACTTTTCAAAAGTATCTTACAGACTTGATCCACGCAGAAATCATCCAAGAGATTGGGCGATTACGTTCACACCGTCGCCCCAACCAACCGCTGACCTTTTACTTCTGCGCTGACTATGACATCTCATTCCTTTTAAATGAACTACCAGGGGTGAAATTAGAGGTTGTCGATGCCTGTACATTTTGCACCGAAGCTGGTAGCCGCGAGCAACAGACCGGACACGCCATAGTCAACGCCATCATCCAGCTTTGGCAAGCTAAGCAGAAAATTGGCCAAACGGCGATCGCAAACATTGCTGAAATCTCTCAAGCTTGGGTGAGCCGATTTACGCAACGCTGGGGGGGCTGGGCTAGGTTTAAAAAAATATTACTCCTGCTATTAGACAGTCTTAATAGCGGTAGTAATAAAAATTTGGCTGATTTAGATGACGATGAAAAGTGGCTGGTGCTTTCATACTTCCCGATGTTGATCACAGAATCAGAATCGTCACCAGAAAACGTGTTAGACGAAGTGGCGCAAGTTGCCCAAATCATTGGTAATAAAGCGATAAGGCGAGTAATACTAACTTGTAGCCCCCAAGTGAAGGGTTACCTACTGATGGCTGTACTCAGTTGTCTACCCACTGAAGTTTACTCAAATCAATTCCTTGTGTCAGCTGTTGCCCCGGCGCAAACGAACTGTAATTTGACAGTAACGATATAAAATTTATTGACAAAGGCGGCTCTTTACCAGGGGAGCAGAAGCGAGAGTACGGCAAACGTATCTTAATTATGGTCACACAAATGCAGAAACCACGAATATTACCGTTTGCTAAGGTACTGAATACTCAATATCTTGTATTCTATTTTGTAGTATTTATAACATTCTGAGTTAATCAATATTAATAATGTTTTCACTTAACGACAATATATAATTTTAATTTCGCAAAACAGTAACATCGTTTTTAGCTTATTACACAAGGAAGGTAACATGGTAAGATTTTCAGTATTTGCGTTAGCAAAAATTTTAAAAAACTTACCAAAATCTCTAATATTTTGTTTGATTTTTCTTTCTGGTATACAGCAAGTAAAAGCTGCTGATTTAGTTCTTAACGGAGGTTTACTACCAAGCGAACAAGGATGGAATGTTGGAACAGATTTTAATTTACCACCAGACGTTACAACTGATGGTGATGCCTTAACAATAAATACAATTGGTAAAGCTCCACCTTCTTACGGTCAATTCACCTTATTTTACCGTAATGTAGGGATAGATGGAACAACTCCTTACTCTATTAATTCTATTGAAGTAACATTAAAGGTTCTTGAAGTTACTGAAAAACATAATTTTGCTGATGCAAGCGTTGCTTTTTTACCTAGCTATGATGCTTCTGATTTTGCCGGTGTGCCTTTAGACAGATTTCAAATGATTTATTTTAATGAAGATAGTATTGGTTGGGGTGATGAAACTCAATCATTTGCTATAGATACTACAAATGATTTTCATACATATCGTTTAACTATAGACAACACTGGTCTTGCCAAGCTATTTGTTGATAATGTCTTTGCTTTGCAGCGTAGTAATTTTAAAACCAACGGTGTAATTGCTTTTGGCGATCAGACAAATGATCTAAATTTAGAGAGCCGTTTTGCAGTAAAAAGCATTTTAGTGGATAGAACCCCAATTGTTCCTGAACCCTCAACTGCTCTGAGTGCATTTTTAATGTTGGGATATGGAGTCTTCATGAGAAGACAGTATTTAAACAGGCGTAGTAAAAGTTAATTAAAGCTAATTAATTTGCAGAAATAGTTATAACTGCAACAAGTAAAGCGACCTGGGGCTGTTGAGATAAAAATTGGTTTAAAATCTGCTGTACCGTAATTAGGTGTAGTACCGTCATAGCAATGAGGCAATGCTTTGCCGATTACTTCGCTTTTTTTTCTATGTCTTTCTTTTCTCCAGTACACAACACTATTCTTTTATTTAGCGCTGCTGTGTATGCATTGATAGTCCCTGTTTTACTCATAATTAAACAAATTATAAATCTTCATCCTTGTAAATTTTTGGTACAAAAGCTGACCTGTTTGTTTCTCTAGTCGGTTCTGATTCCTCCTCTTGCTCCTGTGCTACTGGCTGTTATTTTATCTTGCCCTTCGTACTCTTTACAGGTGCTTCTTCAGCTTCGCTGCTTTCAACAACTGCTTGCTGATTTTCAGTAGCACCCTGAACTGATGCACTACTACTGCCGTTATCAGATGCTTGATGACGGCGACGGCTGCTTTTCTTCAACTCACCTATCAAATATTTGATTCTGCTGCCAGTCAAATTAATGCCCAGCCCTTTCAGCATCTCCGATACTTCATCGTAACTGTAGCCATATTTGTCAGATGTGAGCTTCTCAATATATCGCCTCATTTTTCTGATAGCTTCTCTATCTGATAATTCCTCTCGCTCTTTCGGTTTCTGTGACTTCAGTAAATTGATAGCCTCATCAATCTTATTTTTAGTAATTCCTTCAGAGTTCGGATGTTCACCCATTGTTGTTAGATTTAGAAATAATCATTGATTAACTACTTATTCTCTCCTATTTGATGAGCTTGTAAAGTAAAGTTGATTGTCTGCTTAACGGCTACGCCGTTATCATCATTTACTGAAACGATGACTTTAGCTAAAATGCTCCGGCTACGCCGTTGCTCTAACTCAGCTACGCTGATCTTTGACTTTTACTCTGGCTACGCCATCACTAAATTTTTAAATGCTGATTTGAGTTCACAATCAGCGACTGCTACGCCGTCGCCAGAATTAGCTACGCTATTATCTAACTTCTACTCTGGCTACGCCACCATTACTGTTTAACTTTACTGCTGTATGATTGCAGCCAACCAGCTACGCTGATATATTACTTATACCCCGGCTACGCCGCTATTGTCTCCCCCTGTTGACTGTAGCCCCTTCTCCCTCCGGCTGCGCCGTCGTCGTGCCGCCCTGGGTTATCTGCCCCTCCCAAAAATGGGCTTGAAGCCAGCCATGCCTCAAAGCTTACGCTTTGCCTCGCTGCGCTCGGATGGCAGACTGGTTCAAGGGGAGACCCCTTAAAAAACCCCCTCGCGTGATGTCCTCAAAAATCCTGAAATATGGCGAACCGCAAGCAGTCTAAAGCCCTAGTTAGAAAACACATATTTCCAGTGAGATTGAGCGACATCGAACTGGACTTGATTCGCATGAAGTCACAGGATGCAGGAATGTCAGCAAGTGAAATGATGAGACGTAATGCGTTGATGCGTCCGTTACCAAAACGACTGAGTAAAATTAGCTTACAAACATATTGGGAGTTAGGACAAATTGGGAATAATCTTAACCAGCTTGTAAAGGCAACTAACACAGCCATAAAAATGGGTCGCACTCCACCAGCAAACCCAGAACTGTTACAAGAACTTTTGTCACTGCTACACCAGTGCAGACGAGACATTGCATCTGATGATATTGATGATGAGGACTGGGAGGACGAAGAATCAGACGATGATTGGGAAGCAGACTAAAGGTAGAGGTTTTCGCAAGCTGTTAGATTATCTAGAATCCCGCGAAGATGCAAAACTTATCGGTGGCAACATGAGCGGGAGAAATGCGCGTGAATTGGCGCGTGAGTTTAGGCTATCTCGACAATTAAATTCTGATGCCGACCGAGTTGTTTATCATGTCTCATTATCAGCAGCTAAGGGTGATAAATTAGATGATGATCAGTGGACTGAGATTGGCTCACGCTACATGAAAGAAATGGGCTTTGATGCCAATCAGTTTGTCATCTTTCGCCACCATAACACTGATGATGATCATATTCACATTGCAGCCAGTCGAATTAGGATAGATACGGGGCTAGTAGTGCATGATTCCTGGGATTATCTCCGCTCTGAAAAAATCCTGCGACAAATCGAGCAAGACTATGATTTGGTGCAAGTGCAGGGCAGTAGAGAGAAACTTAATCGCACGCCCAGCACCGGACAAATTAGGCGCATAAGGCGAGAGCAAGAAGAATTTTCACAGGGACAACGTGACTCTCCTCCACAACGCATCATCAAAGAGTCAGTTCAGCAGACAATTGACAGAGCCGGAGTTGATAATCCCCAAATGCCAACGCTGATTATGCGGTTGCAGCAAGCTGGCATAAGTGTGAGAACAGGATTTACTAGGAACGGTAAGTCTAAAGGTATTTCTTATGAGAAAGATGGGCAGGCTTTTAGTGGCACACAACTAGGTGCAGCTTACACTTTCCCTGGCCTGCAAAAACATCTTGGCATTGACTACCAACCAGAACGTGATGATGAACCTATTCATGAATTGCTGCTCAAACCTGTTAAACCACTCCCAGTTGAGGAGTTAGAAAAACTCTTTCAAGATATTGAACGCAAACAGCGACAGCCTCAGTTCATCCCACCACCAGAGGATAAAGTTGTTTGGCAAGTGTTGCACAAGTATTTGAACGAGAAACGCTACATACCAGACTATATTTCGCAAGGATTACATGATGCTCAGTTGCTTTACATCGATGAGCAACGAAATATTTTGTTTATCAAGCGTGATTTAGATGGTGAAAAAACTGGCGCATTAGTTTGGTCAAAGCCTAGACAAGATCATCGCACTGTGGAGTACGACCAAAACACCTCTACAGCAAATGGTTGGTTTTATCTGAGATTAGGAGGGCAACCAACGGATAAGGTAGAAAACGTCTTTTTGTGTTCTACACCAATTGATGCGATGTCAGCAGCCACCTACCTGATCTCAAGTTGCAAGGGGCTACCACCAACTAGAACCATGTTTATAGTAGCTGATGACCCGAATAACCTACCTATGGAATTTCTCAAGAGTTTCAATAGGGTTGTCGTAGCATTCAATAATGATGAACAAGGGAATAAAGCGGCTAATGCAGTATTAGAATTGTTGCCACAGGGTAAAAGGCTCAAAACCCATAATCCTGATTGGAGTCAGGAATTAGAAGCTCATCTCAGGGAGGAGCAACAAAAGCTCATACAGCAGGATCGTGGTTTTAGCCTGTGAGTCACGCGGAGCGTACACCTGACTCGAATGCATTGGTGTGCTGGGTTAAGTTCAAGAAAGAATTTTTGAAACACAATTGAAACATATCATGA contains:
- a CDS encoding PriCT-2 domain-containing protein, which produces MTNAVGESRRTELSEKKFICDNALSSQVIPSNKIKFAFNATGKNKDWDFKKLAANFQDTEGTLGDVQEHIKAGHAICAGLLGGKWRSKANVIGSQWLLIDIDNSDVARDAEGKPIKDENGNFIKVYTPQLTIESALAHPFIQKHCALMYTTASHKPDWHKFRLIFLLPQYVQGADTVEACTRFLMQQLPHDPACKDASRVFYGSTLAEFPLVNPQATLPSEWVSEAMAIAQIEREEYQRRIQEIESRRQQWREISLIESWDIDQLILQALSFIPPRTPGSGNYDECRSVLMALVSHYGATEAEILAEQWSPSIKGSTWNIRAKIGSFRRGGITIGTLFHIAKQYGFRFPTRQYEPNLGNQGVISREQWELGRVREDLSSFQNLLKQAISYAGAQPIAPFSSIFKGFKAPPTPKPLPEIDTPSPNVIIYERGNIPFRSEITGDISISCQPEEHIAAWVEAVSKGWTQILDNSHPGLGKSYNAGQLTAALFGVDKLIYQDANHRNPSTLPIETNFVDLPVRHNGFKLDSTRKTPTGNDFQLWTQAGETADTDGNCHRTYLFSAFRNKNFTSLDFEESGISPICGGCSLKNQCRFALGDGFGFRFQKRTVIQQFSELRAHPDSTPVTLTNAAGQTFTVGRLWEEADTLIKPVRSLDVNRSDFETTVGQLVLLEPNIMSKLQPALKVLHQLFTQQLKPNSRYGFDDASIRALLPEFPTGLDIEAIGQALEPDLSFLEDLDSIDITEDKQLKKSAAARYAAKKLVKDSARTAGREFLDLPNYWLPDFLEAWKGDGSFQSQWGVLSIYRRNPKHTELAKSAQFNIYLDATFKSQQLKLKLGISDPVLIIEQQRPDYGNLKVVNVTGLGKLPKNRSDTLSARVNALKETLKKLCPTLGIIDWKQIATQAEGRTEYGHFVDGRGVNRFSDVRAIASFGIPYQNIGVLAAQYQVMTGERVNLEDDNSTFQKYLTDLIHAEIIQEIGRLRSHRRPNQPLTFYFCADYDISFLLNELPGVKLEVVDACTFCTEAGSREQQTGHAIVNAIIQLWQAKQKIGQTAIANIAEISQAWVSRFTQRWGGWARFKKILLLLLDSLNSGSNKNLADLDDDEKWLVLSYFPMLITESESSPENVLDEVAQVAQIIGNKAIRRVILTCSPQVKGYLLMAVLSCLPTEVYSNQFLVSAVAPAQTNCNLTVTI
- the mobC gene encoding plasmid mobilization relaxosome protein MobC; the encoded protein is MANRKQSKALVRKHIFPVRLSDIELDLIRMKSQDAGMSASEMMRRNALMRPLPKRLSKISLQTYWELGQIGNNLNQLVKATNTAIKMGRTPPANPELLQELLSLLHQCRRDIASDDIDDEDWEDEESDDDWEAD
- a CDS encoding relaxase/mobilization nuclease domain-containing protein, with product MIGKQTKGRGFRKLLDYLESREDAKLIGGNMSGRNARELAREFRLSRQLNSDADRVVYHVSLSAAKGDKLDDDQWTEIGSRYMKEMGFDANQFVIFRHHNTDDDHIHIAASRIRIDTGLVVHDSWDYLRSEKILRQIEQDYDLVQVQGSREKLNRTPSTGQIRRIRREQEEFSQGQRDSPPQRIIKESVQQTIDRAGVDNPQMPTLIMRLQQAGISVRTGFTRNGKSKGISYEKDGQAFSGTQLGAAYTFPGLQKHLGIDYQPERDDEPIHELLLKPVKPLPVEELEKLFQDIERKQRQPQFIPPPEDKVVWQVLHKYLNEKRYIPDYISQGLHDAQLLYIDEQRNILFIKRDLDGEKTGALVWSKPRQDHRTVEYDQNTSTANGWFYLRLGGQPTDKVENVFLCSTPIDAMSAATYLISSCKGLPPTRTMFIVADDPNNLPMEFLKSFNRVVVAFNNDEQGNKAANAVLELLPQGKRLKTHNPDWSQELEAHLREEQQKLIQQDRGFSL